One part of the Leclercia sp. LSNIH1 genome encodes these proteins:
- the clcA gene encoding H(+)/Cl(-) exchange transporter ClcA yields the protein MKSDSPSFEEQQFARAQHRISIRRLLNRDKTPLAILLGAAVVGTLAGLVGVAFERAVNGVLNWRIGTVAGYADREGVVWILAFGLSALLAMVGYFLVRKFAPEAGGSGIPEIEGALEELRPVRWWRVLPVKFIGGMGTLGAGMVLGREGPTVQLGGNVGRMVSDLFRMRSAEARHTLLATGAAAGLSAAFNAPLAGILFIIEEMRAQFRYNLISIKAVFTGVIMSSIVFRLFNGEGAVIEVGKLTNAPVNTLWLYLILGMIFGIVGPLFNALIIRAQDMFQRIHGGNTTRWVLVGGLLGGVCGVLGFIEPNAAGGGFGLIPIAAAGNFSIGLLLFMFISRVITTVLCFSSGAPGGIFAPMLALGTLLGTAFGMAAAAGFPAYHLEAGTFAIAGMGALLAASLRAPLTGIVLVLEMTDNYQLILPMIITCLGATLLAQFLGGQPLYSTILARTLAKQNT from the coding sequence ATGAAATCAGATTCCCCCTCATTTGAAGAACAACAATTTGCGCGTGCGCAACATCGTATCAGCATCCGTCGGCTGCTCAACCGCGACAAGACGCCGCTGGCAATTTTGCTGGGCGCAGCCGTTGTCGGCACGCTGGCAGGGCTGGTGGGCGTCGCGTTTGAAAGGGCCGTTAATGGCGTGCTGAACTGGCGTATTGGCACCGTTGCGGGTTATGCCGATCGTGAAGGGGTAGTCTGGATCCTGGCGTTCGGCTTATCTGCCCTGCTTGCGATGGTCGGTTATTTTCTGGTGCGTAAATTCGCCCCGGAAGCGGGCGGCTCGGGGATCCCTGAGATAGAAGGGGCGCTCGAAGAGCTGCGTCCGGTCCGCTGGTGGCGTGTACTGCCCGTTAAGTTTATCGGCGGAATGGGGACGCTTGGAGCGGGGATGGTGCTCGGACGGGAAGGGCCGACCGTACAGCTGGGCGGTAATGTTGGCCGTATGGTCAGCGATCTGTTCAGAATGCGCAGCGCTGAAGCACGCCATACGTTGCTGGCAACCGGTGCCGCCGCGGGGCTTTCCGCTGCGTTTAATGCCCCGCTGGCGGGGATCCTCTTTATCATTGAAGAGATGCGCGCCCAGTTTCGCTATAACCTGATCTCGATTAAAGCGGTCTTTACCGGCGTGATTATGTCGAGCATTGTCTTTCGGCTTTTCAATGGCGAAGGGGCGGTCATTGAGGTCGGTAAGTTGACCAACGCCCCGGTCAATACGCTCTGGCTCTATCTGATCCTCGGCATGATTTTTGGCATTGTTGGCCCGCTGTTTAATGCCCTTATTATTCGCGCTCAGGATATGTTCCAGCGGATCCACGGCGGCAATACAACCCGATGGGTGCTGGTGGGTGGCCTGCTGGGGGGCGTGTGCGGAGTGCTGGGCTTTATCGAACCCAACGCGGCTGGGGGTGGCTTTGGGCTGATCCCTATTGCGGCTGCGGGTAACTTCAGCATTGGCCTGCTGCTGTTTATGTTTATCTCGCGGGTCATCACCACCGTACTCTGCTTCTCTTCCGGCGCCCCTGGCGGCATTTTTGCCCCGATGCTGGCGTTGGGTACGTTGCTGGGTACGGCCTTTGGCATGGCTGCCGCCGCAGGCTTCCCGGCGTATCATCTTGAGGCCGGTACCTTTGCCATCGCCGGAATGGGGGCGCTGCTGGCGGCATCGTTGCGCGCGCCGCTGACCGGCATTGTGCTGGTGCTGGAGATGACCGATAATTACCAGCTCATTTTGCCAATGATCATTACCTGCCTGGGGGCCACACTATTAGCCCAGTTCCTCGGCGGACAACCGCTATACTCCACCATTCTTGCCCGTACCCTGGCGAAGCAGAATACTTGA
- the erpA gene encoding iron-sulfur cluster insertion protein ErpA, which yields MSDDVALPLQFTEAAAKKVKDLISDEDNPELKLRVYITGGGCSGFQYGFTFDDQVNDGDMTIEKQGVALVVDPMSLQYLVGGSVDYTEGLEGSRFVVTNPNATSTCGCGSSFSI from the coding sequence ATGAGTGATGACGTAGCGCTGCCGTTGCAGTTTACCGAAGCAGCAGCCAAAAAAGTAAAAGACCTGATTTCCGATGAAGACAACCCGGAGCTGAAATTGCGTGTATACATTACTGGCGGCGGCTGCAGCGGCTTCCAGTATGGCTTCACCTTTGACGATCAGGTTAACGATGGCGACATGACCATTGAGAAGCAGGGCGTCGCGCTGGTCGTAGACCCGATGAGCCTGCAGTATCTGGTCGGTGGTTCTGTTGACTACACCGAAGGTCTGGAAGGTTCACGCTTTGTGGTAACCAACCCGAACGCAACCAGCACCTGCGGGTGTGGTTCTTCGTTCAGCATCTGA
- a CDS encoding TRIC cation channel family protein → MLVYWLDILGTAVFAISGVLLAGKLRMDPFGVLVLGVVTAVGGGTIRDMALDHGPVFWVKDPTDLVVAMVTCMLTIILVRQPRRLPKWLLPVLDAVGLAVFVGIGVNKAFMAGTGPMVAICMGVVTGVGGGIIRDILAREVPMILRTEIYATACILGGIVHATAWYTFHVPLEQAAMLGMVVTLAIRLAAIRWHLKLPTFALDDNGR, encoded by the coding sequence ATGCTCGTTTACTGGCTGGATATTCTTGGCACAGCCGTTTTTGCGATTTCCGGCGTTCTGCTGGCCGGTAAGTTACGCATGGATCCGTTTGGCGTGCTGGTGTTGGGCGTGGTCACGGCCGTCGGCGGGGGAACGATCCGCGACATGGCGCTGGATCATGGCCCGGTATTCTGGGTCAAGGATCCCACCGACCTGGTGGTCGCCATGGTCACCTGTATGTTAACCATCATTCTTGTTCGCCAGCCGCGTCGCCTGCCGAAATGGCTGCTGCCGGTGCTGGATGCGGTGGGCCTCGCGGTGTTCGTCGGGATTGGCGTAAACAAAGCCTTTATGGCTGGCACCGGCCCGATGGTGGCGATCTGTATGGGGGTGGTGACCGGCGTGGGCGGCGGGATTATCCGCGATATTCTGGCGCGCGAAGTGCCGATGATCCTGCGAACGGAAATCTACGCTACGGCCTGTATTCTGGGCGGGATCGTTCACGCCACGGCCTGGTATACCTTTCATGTTCCGCTGGAACAGGCAGCGATGCTGGGGATGGTGGTAACGCTGGCAATCAGACTGGCGGCAATCCGCTGGCATCTGAAGCTGCCAACCTTTGCGCTGGATGATAATGGAAGATAG
- the btuF gene encoding vitamin B12 ABC transporter substrate-binding protein BtuF yields the protein MAKPLKRALLALLLLTPAWLLAAPRVITLSPANTELAFAAGITPVGVSSYSDYPPEAANIEQVATWQGINVERIVALKPDLVLAWRGGNAERQVNQLTSLGIKVQWIDATRIEQIARALRDLARWSPTPGQAQQAAQQMMADFAALKATYGALPKKRVFIQFGQQPLFTTSQGSLQHQVVELCGGENIFAASRVPWPQVSREQVLARQPQAIVVGGSAGDIPKIEQYWQGQLKIPVIPLNSDWFERASPRIILAAKQLCSALSQSH from the coding sequence GTGGCTAAGCCGCTCAAAAGGGCGCTGCTTGCGCTGCTTCTGCTGACACCGGCGTGGCTTCTGGCCGCGCCGCGTGTAATTACCCTCTCCCCTGCCAATACCGAACTGGCGTTTGCCGCCGGGATCACCCCCGTCGGGGTCAGCAGTTATTCCGACTATCCTCCCGAAGCCGCTAACATTGAACAGGTCGCCACCTGGCAAGGCATAAATGTTGAACGCATCGTCGCGCTGAAGCCCGATCTGGTGCTGGCCTGGCGCGGCGGCAATGCCGAGCGTCAGGTCAACCAGCTCACCTCGCTCGGCATAAAAGTGCAGTGGATCGATGCCACCCGCATAGAGCAGATTGCCCGGGCCCTGCGCGATCTTGCCCGCTGGAGCCCGACACCGGGGCAGGCGCAACAGGCCGCACAGCAGATGATGGCTGATTTTGCCGCCCTCAAGGCCACCTACGGCGCACTGCCGAAAAAGCGGGTATTCATTCAGTTCGGTCAACAGCCGCTGTTCACCACCAGCCAGGGCTCACTGCAACATCAGGTTGTTGAGCTGTGTGGCGGAGAAAATATCTTCGCGGCCAGCCGGGTTCCCTGGCCCCAGGTGAGCCGTGAGCAAGTACTGGCGCGCCAGCCTCAGGCGATTGTGGTGGGCGGTTCGGCGGGCGATATTCCTAAAATAGAACAGTACTGGCAAGGTCAGCTAAAAATACCCGTGATTCCGCTGAACAGTGACTGGTTTGAGCGCGCGAGCCCGCGTATTATCCTCGCCGCAAAACAACTCTGCTCTGCGCTGTCGCAGAGTCACTAA